DNA from Streptomyces sp. NBC_01476:
TGCCCGGCGGCGGCGCGGGGCTGCACCTGCTCGACCTGGGGTGCGGCACCGGCGCCTCCACCGCGGCGCTGCTCGCGGTGGCGCCCCGGGCCCGGATCACCGCGGTGGACGCCTCGCTCGGCATGCTGGCCGGGGCGCGGGCCAAGCGGTGGCCGCCGGGGGTGCGCTTCGTGCACGCGCCGGTGGAACTGCTCGCCGGGGCCGGGGTGGAGGGCCCCTTCGACGGGGCACTTGCCGCCTACCTCTTCCGGAATGTCACCGACCCCGACGCGGTGCTCGGCGCGGTACGGGAACTGCTGGCGCCTGGCGGGCGGCTCGCGGTCCACGAGTACACCCTCAGCGGCCGGCCGGTGCACCGCGCGGTGTGGAACACGGTCTGCTCGACGGTGGTGCAGCCGGCCGGGGCGCTCAGCGGCGACCGGGAGCTGTACCGGTATCTGCGGCGCAGTGTGCTGGAGTTCGACACCGCGCCGGCCTTCGCCGGACGGCTGGCTGCGGCCGGTTTCGAGGCGGTACGTGCGCTGCCGATGCCCGGCTGGCAGACCGGCATCGTGCACACCTTCCTCGGCCGGACGCCCCGGTGACCGCCCCCGCGGGCGCCCGCAGGGGCCGCGACCGGCGGGCCGAGGTGCTGCCCGCCGCTCCCGGGCGCCCCCGGGCCGACCCGGCAGGGCCCCCGCGGGTCGCGGTGGCGGGCGGCGGCATCGCCGGGCTCGCGGCGGCCACCGCACTCGCCGAACGCGGCGTGCGGGTGGTGCTCTTCGAGCGCGGGACGGAGCTCGGCGGCCGGCTCAGCGGCTGGCGGACGGTGCTCGCGGACGGCTCGGCCGCGACGATGAGCCGCGGCTTCCACGCCTTCTTCCGCCAGTACTACAACCTGCGCGGACTGCTGCGCCGTGTCGACCCGGGGCTGAGCATGCTCACCCCGCTGCCGGACTATCCGCTCCAGCACAGCGCGGGACCGCGCG
Protein-coding regions in this window:
- a CDS encoding class I SAM-dependent methyltransferase, which codes for MTLLRDRELSAAFDHAAAGYDRLTAFNPGYHAGLRRSARRLRLPGGGAGLHLLDLGCGTGASTAALLAVAPRARITAVDASLGMLAGARAKRWPPGVRFVHAPVELLAGAGVEGPFDGALAAYLFRNVTDPDAVLGAVRELLAPGGRLAVHEYTLSGRPVHRAVWNTVCSTVVQPAGALSGDRELYRYLRRSVLEFDTAPAFAGRLAAAGFEAVRALPMPGWQTGIVHTFLGRTPR